Genomic window (Candidatus Glassbacteria bacterium):
TGCCCTGCATGATGCTGGAAAACGAGTGCTACTACCGCTACGTCATGCTCGTGCTGGAGATGATCTCCGCCGGGCTGTTCGGAGAACTGCTGCATTGCGAGGCGGGCTACCAGCACGATGTGCGCTGGCTGAGAGGCGTGGAAGGTAAGATCGGCCCCGGGGGCAGTCTGCTCTGGCGCGGGAAGCACGCCCTGTGGCGCAACGGCAATCTCTATCCCACCCACCCGATCGGACCCGCCGCGTGGAGCCTGGGAATCAACCGCGGCGACAGGTTTACCTACCTGGTGTCGATGAGCACCAAAAGCCGCGGGATGAACACGAAAATCGCTCAAATGTTCGGTGATGACCACCCCAACGCCACCCGTAAATACGCTCTGGGCGATATCAACACCAGCCTGCTGGCCACCGAAAACGGCCTGACTGTCACGCTCTACCACGACACCCAGAGCTCGCGGCCCTACGATGAAATATTCAGGGTCCAGGGCACCGGGGGAATCTACAGCCGCACCCTGCGCAAATGCTATTTCGAGGGCCGTAGCCCGGAGGAGCACAGTTGGGAGGATATCGAGAAGTACTACGGGCAGTTCGACCACCCGCTGTGGCGCAAGCTGGGCGAGCAGGCGCTGGCCCACGGCCACGACGGGGCCGATTTCCTGACCCAGCACCAGTTCCTGGCAGCGGTCCGCCTGGGAGTCGGCACCCCGATCGATGTTTACGACTCGGCGACCTGGAGCGCGGTCAGCCAGCTCACCGAGCAGTCGGTGGCCAAGCGGAGCAGTCCGGTGGATTTCCCCGATTTCACCCGCGGCAAATGGAGCGTAAAACGGGAAATCCCGATCCTCGGCCTGTAATCTCAGCGGGAGGAATTCCGCTGATGAAAACTGCCGGTATCCTGACCGTGCCGCTGGCGCCCGAGGGCTCCCGGGTCTGGTTCGCGCTGGCGGGCGAGCCGAAAGAGCAGCTTTGGTACGACATCGACCACGGCCTCTCGGGCCAGCTCGAACTGTACTCGGAAAAACTGCTGCGGTTTTTCCGAGGCGAATCTCAGGCGGAGGCGCTGAGGGAGGAAAGTCATACCTGTGAAGCTTTGACCGCCGCGAAGCAGCGGGGTAAATTGCTGAGGAGATAGGCGGGAGACAAAGGTAGCATTCCACAGCCTGAAGGGGGCATTCGATGAGTTCTCTCAAAGGTTTACGGTTGGTGTGTCTGGTCCTGGTGCTGGCGGGAACGGCTGTTTGCACGGGGTGCTCCGCTCCGGAACGGACCGCGGAAATTGCCGCTCACGCGGACTGGAAATCCAGAATCAGACCGGATCACCCGCGGATCTTTTTCAACAGCGACCAGTGGCGCGGGATTCAGCAGCACGCACTTTACAGGGAGCACGATCTGCTCAACGAGTTCGACGCCCGCTGCGATTCCCTGCTGGCGCTGGATTATCTGGAACCGGGAGACTACGGCACCGACGCCAGCCGGGCGGCGTTTAGCTACAGGATGGGCGGTGGGGAGGAATACCTGGAACTTGCCCGCAGACTGCTGGAAACAAGTATCGCCTGGTACCATGCACGCTACGGGCGGCAGCAGAGCGTAAGCTGGTATTCGTTCAGCCGGGTTAACGCCTGGGCCGCGTTTGACTGGATTTTCGAGGACCTGGACGTGGAGGTCCGCAACGCCATGGGCCGGAGCTTTATCGAGGCCACGGCCAACGTGATGCCCACCGGACCGTACCGCGGACCCCGCGAGCCGTTCGAGCGGGAAAACTGGAGCGGACCGCACTCGGGGTTCTACGGGACCCGCTCGCTGGCCTGGTACGCGGGGCTGGCGCTCTACGGCGAGGGGATCGCCGACAGCCTGGCCGAGGCGTTCCTGGCCGACGGCTACGAGCAGTACAATGAGCTGCTGGCCTACCGCAGCGCGGCTGCCGGGGATGACGGCGGGTCGGCGTCGGCGGCGCTGAACTACGCGCTGGCCGCCTATCCCTGGGCGGAGTTCAATTTCTTCCACAGCTACCGCTCGGCCACGGGCGAGGATATCTCGCGGGAGTGGCCCTACGTGGCCCGTCTGGCCGGCTATATCTACTGGAACCGCCTGCCCGGCGGCCTGCACCTGGGCAGTGGCGACGACTACCACCTGACCAACCGGATCCGCACCGGCAACCTGCATCTGCACTTGAGCCAGATCGAGCATTTCTACGCCGGCCTCCTGCCCGAATACGCCACGGTCACCCGCTGGCTGCTGGCCCGGCTGAACCGCGAGCGAAGGAGTTCATTCCCCTGGGCGCGGTTCCTGCTGACCGGGACGGGTGGGGAAAACTACGAGTCGGTCGAGCTTCCGCCGGCGATGCCCCTGGCACGCCATTTCAACAACATGGGCCAGGTGTTCCTGCGCAGCGGGTCGGAGGATGACGATACCTACGCGCTGTTCACTCTCGGCGGGGCGCTGGAGCAGCATAAGCATTTCGACCACCTCCATTTCGCGATCTACCGCCAGGGGTTCCAGGCCCTGGACACCGGCAGCCGTCCCGAGCCGGGAATCCACCTTTACAACTACTACTGCCGCACGATCGCCCATAACAGTATCCTGATCTACATGCCGGGCGAGGAAATGCCGTCCTACTGGGGCAAAAGAGTGGGGATTCCGGCCGAGGGCGAGCTGGCCGTGCCTCCGCCAAACGACGGGGGCCAGCGGGAAATCCTGTGCAGCGAGCCGGTGGCGTTCGAGTCCGGGGAGCATTACGCCTATGTGGCCGGTGACGCCACCACCTGCTACCACCCGGACAAGAGCGAGCTGGTGACCCGCCAGTTCGTGTTCCTGCCGCCGGATTTTTTTATCGTGTTTGACCGGGTGGTTTCGGCTAGTCCCTCGTTCGATAAAACCTGGCTGCTGCACACCGCCACCGAGCCGATGATTTTCGGCAGGACCTTCCGCTCCGGCCACGACCGGGGCCGTCTGTTCTGCCGCACCCTGCTGCCCGCCGACGCCCGGCTGACCAAGATCGGCGGACCGGGCAGGCAGTTCTGGTCGGGAGGGCGCAACTGGCCCCTGCCGGCGGGCTGGCGCGCACCGGACACAACCGCGCTGCTGGGCCAGTGGCGGGTGGAGGTTACTCCGGGAGGCCGACGAAGCGGGGAGTTGTTCCTGCACGTGATCCAGGTGGGGGACGACGAGCTGAACTACATGGCGGACTGCGAATTGCTGGAGGGGACGGGGTACGCCGGCGTGAAATTCGAGCACGAGGGACGGGAATTCCGGGTGACGTTCGGCACGGAAGGCGACCCCGGCGGACATATCAGGATCGTCGATGGCGGGAACGTGGTGGTGGACAAGCCCCTGGCCGAATCGGTCCAGCCGCAGCAGGGCCTGAGGGGAGTCAGCGATTAGCTTTTTCGCCGGCAGCCAGGATTTTCCGGTACGTATCGATCAGCAGTTTCGCGATCCCGCTTTCGCTGTGGTGGCGGCCGACCCAGTCGTAGACAGTCCGGGCCATTTCCTCGACCGCAGCAGGCGTAATTGTGGCCAGGGCGGCGGACACCTCCTCCTCGTTGGCGCAGTTGATAACCGGGATGTCCTCCCCGTAGGCTTTTTGCGCCAGGCCCTGGTTGCAGCAGGCGAAAACCGGGCGGCTCATCGCCATCGACTCCAGCGCCGCCAGACCGACAGCGCCCAGTTTGAACTGGTCCACCACTACGTGCGCCCGGGCGAGGCTGGCGTAGAACGCCTGTTTGTTCCCCGGTTCGAGATAGCTGACCAGCCGCCCGATCCCCAGTGAGTCGACCAGCTCCCGGGTGGCCTGCCTGTCCACCCCCCAGTCTGCGATCCACAGCTTGTAGTTGCCGATTTCCCGCTCCCGGACGAAACGGGCGAACCCCTTGAGAAAGATATCGTTGCTCTTGGTCGATTTCCTGCTGGTGGAGGTCCAGTCCAGCCGGGCAACCGAGAAAAACACTGTTTCCGCGCCGGGGCGGTTGGGGCGCGGCTCGAAACGGTCCATCCCGATACTGAACGGCAGGAAGCTGACAGAGGGCAGGTTCAGCCCGAGCGCATCCAGGGTGGCGAACTGGTCGATATTGGTCAGGAACAGGTGCGAACTCCCCTTCAGCGCACTGCGGTAGAGACGGCTCAACGGCGAGCGGCCGGGGGCGATTTCGCTGAGGTCGGCGCCCGTGGCCAGGGCCGCATAGGGGACACCGTATCTGCGCCTGATCCGCAGGGCGGAGATTTCACTGCAGGTCTGGGCCTGCACCAGGCTGACTGATCGCCCCACGGCATGCTCGTGAGTGCTGAGCGGACCGGGAACTCCTATCCGGTTGAGGAGGTAGTTGAGATAGTCCCGGTTGTAGGGCCGCAGGAAGTGCTCGCGCGAGGCGCCCTCGTACTCGTGCTCGGGGTTACTGACCCCCGGCCGCTTCAGGCGCACGGCTGGAAGGTACAGCTCGGCGTCCACTCCGGCGGAATTGAGCAGCCGGACGTTGTTGAACCCGACGTTGCACAGGTTACCGAGCCAGGCGATTTTCATCGTTCAATCGTTCCGGTCCGAATTAGCCGGCTGATCCGCTTGCGCTTGGTGTTCAGCCGAACAGTTTCCTGGCCAGTTGCACCGCCCCGTGGCGCAGCGGCCCGTAAACCTTGTAAAATTCGTCGTATTCCACAACCTCGCCGCCCCATTTCAGCTTGAAGTGGTTGACCCCCTTTTCCCCCTCGTTGCGGGGCTCGAGGAAATATCCCACCCAGTCGACTACCCGTGCGCCCTGGCCGTGGGCCCACTCGATCACGTGCCACTGCATAAGGTCGTTGCCGTAGATCCTGTTCTCGCGGGCGTAGTCCGAGTAACCGACTCCGCCCAGGATCAGGTTCCCGTTACTGACTCCCAGGCCCTGTCCGCTGACCCAGTTGCCCTCGTGCCGGGTAAGGAGAATCCGGTACACGTCCGGGGGGAATATGCGCCTTATCTCTTCGAAATGGCTCTTGTCCGGGAGACGGAAATTATTGCGCCGGGCGGTTTCCAGGCGTATCCGGTGGAATGCCTCGATATGCTCGCCGCTGGCGGCCTCCACAACTTCCACTCCCTGTTTCCGGGCCTTGCGCACCACCCGCCTGCTGTCTTTGTCCAGGCCGTCCCACAGCTCGTCCAGGCTCCTGCCTGCCACATTGAGCAGCACCGTGGCTTTTCTGCGCGTCCGGTAACCGAACCGGCCGAATGTTTCGCGGTAGTCTCCGGCCAGGCTATCCCAGCCGTGGACAGGCGGCAGGGCATGGCGGACCATGAAGGCGTTGCGTTCCCGCGCCAGAGCGTCAACTCCGGCGAGCAGAGACGCCAGGGTATCGGTCCGCGGGTGCGGGCCGGAACACAGCGGGCCGTAGTTCCAGGAAAGGGAGCGAAACAACGCGGCGGGCCAGGCGCCCAGGCGGCCGATAATTCCGGGCCGCTGAAAGAGCAGCTCATAATCGAACTTCTCGATCGCCAGCAGCTGGCCGGTAGTCTGCCCGTCCTGCCGGGCGGAGAGGAAATGGGCCGCGGCATACTCGTTGACCGCCTCCTCGAACCGTCCGTAGAACGAGGTCTGGGCGTAGGCGCCGTGCTCGTTTACGGCCGCGAAGGCGTCCCAGGAATGTGAGTCGAGTGACTCCAGGCGGCAGGCTGTCAGGTCTGCCCGCGTTTCGCTGCCTGCTGAGGACAAGGTTGGCAAACTCCGGGAAGAGGTTTTACTCGCAGACAAACCAGCAAGCGCCGGGATCAGGACACGGCGCCGGTCACCGCCTCGATCACCGCCCCGATTTCTGTCTCCTCGAGTTCCGCGTAACACGGCAGCGAGAACACCTCGCGGCAGGCCTGTTCGGTGGCGGGAAGCTCCGGCGCACTCTCGTCCGGGCGGCTCAGGCCGGGCTGACTGTAATCGGGAACGGGGTAGTGGATATCCGTGGCTACTCCCGCCCGGTGTATCTTTTCTCTGATTTGATCGCGCTCCGGATGCCGAACGCAAAACAGATGGGCGACTGAATCGCTGCCCGATTCCGGCGGCAGGGACAGGCTGTCCATTCCGTTCAGAGCGTCGATATACCTGTTCGCAATCTCACGCCGCCGCCGGTTGAAACTGTCCAGATGCGGGAGTTTGGCGCGGAGCACGGCCGCCTGGACAGCGTCCATCCTGCTGTTACGTCCCGCCCGGCTGAGCGAATTGTATTTTTGCTCCCAACCGTACTGGCGCAGCCGCAGTACCTCCTCGCCAAGTCCCTGCTCGGCGGTAATTACCGCGCCGCCATCGCCGAGAGCTCCCAGGTTCTTGGTGGGGTAGAAACTGAAACAGCCGATCCGTCCGAACGTCCCGGCGGCGGCCGTGCCGATCCGTGCGCCGTGGGCCTGGGCGCAGTCCTCGATAACATCCAGNNNNNNNNNNGTGCTCGGCGGCCAGTGTCACGACAGGTTCGATTTCGGCGATCCTGCCGTAGAGGTGGGTGAGAATCACCGCGCGGCAGCCGGGAGCCAGCCGGCTGAACGATGAGGGATCCATGTTCATGGTCCGCGAATCGATATCAGCGTAGACCGGTACGGCGCCCAGCAGACGGATCGCCGCGCTGGAGTAGCCGCCGGCGTTGGCCACTGTCACCACCCGGTCGCCCGCCCCTGTCCCGGTCGCCCTCAGGGCCAGCTCCAGCGCATCGGTCCCGCTGTTGAGCGCAACGCAGAAAGGGATGCCGCAGTAAGCGGCGAACTCGCGCTCGAACGCTTCCACCTCTTCGCCGAGGCAGTACATCCCACTCTCCAGCACGCGCCGGATGGCGGCGGAGATCACCCCGGCCAGGGCGTCGTTCTGGCGCTTTGGTTCGCAGAATTTGATCATGGCAGGTCGCTCGATTCAGCGCAGGGGCTCAGGATTTCAGCTTCCGCGCGGCCAGGTACTGGTCGTAGTCCCTGATATACTCGTTCTCGTCGTAGATATCCGAGGCCATCACCAGCAGCATGCCGTCGGGCGAGTAATCGTATTGAGTCGCCCAGACCATCGGCGGGATATAGAGACCGTAGTCCTGGTTATTGAGCGTGATGGAATCGGAGTTGACCCCGTCGTCCAGGTTGACCGAAAGCCGTCCGCAGAGGCAGACGAAAAGCTGCTCGAGAGTTTTATGGGCGTGCTCGCCGTGGATTTTGGCGCTCGGGACCTCGTGGACGATAAAGAACCGTTTTGGAATAAACGGGAGGTGGTCCGGGTACTGGCCGAAGTTGAGCGAGCCGCGCATGTCGCGGTAGCGGGGGATTTCGTAAAGTTTCACGCCCGGCACACTGAATTTCACTCCGGGGGCGCCGGTCGTTGTTTCCGGCAGGCTGAACGTCTTTTTCCTGTGCAGTTCACCGGTATATCCGCAGATTTTGGCGGGCACCCCCTTGACAATCGCGTTGGCCGGCACGTCGGCCGTGACCACGCTGCCGGCGCCCACCATGGCGTTCCGGCCGATAGTCAGGCCCGGCAGGATTGTGGCGTTCGCGCCGATCGAGGCGCCGCATTTGATCACGGTCCGCGCAAAGCTTTCGGGTTTCTGCCTGCTGCGCGGAAACGGGTCGTTGGTAAAAGTCGCATTGGGGCCGATAAATACCCGGTCCTCGATCTCGAGCCCGTCCCAGAGCTGCACACCGCACTTGACCGTGACCCCGTTACCCAGCCGGACGTCATTTTCGATAAAAGTATGATCGCAGATATTGCAGTCAGCGCCGATTACCGCGCCGGGCAGGATATGAGCGAAAGCCCAGATACGGGTACCCTCGCCGATGGCCTCGCTCTCGACAATGGCCTGCGGATGAATGAAAACTGACATGGGCCGCACCGGGTTGAAGTTGGATTTCGGTAAAGGTGAGAATTATCTGCCGCTCTTGAGAGGATAGTCCCTATCAAGATATATAAGCATCCGGCCGATACAAGACAATGCAACAGATCTCCGTCCACAGGCGGCTTTGATCATTTTTTTTCGCCGTGGCTGAGTTTTGGACGATTAGTATTTTTTACAGTTCTGTCGCCTGCAGGTTTTTTTACCGTAAATGCTTCTGCAATAAACATTCCAGCGCTTTCGAGGCGGAATTTTCAGTCCGGTTTGACTTGACCGCTTTCAGATTCGATGGTAGAATCACGAACCGCCAGCCGGCTGGTGTAATAAGATGCTGACCATAAATCTTCTTGACTAGACAGCATAATTCGGGTACAAGGAGCAAAGATGAGGCATTATTCCCGAAAGTCTGTTTTAAAGTATTTCAGTGTACGGGTGCGGGCAGTAGTGGTGCTGCTGCTTGCCACGACCATCCCGACCGTTGACCTCGCCAGACCGGCGGTTGCCGCGGAGAAAACTTTCCAGTTCAACGTGCGCGCCGCCAGGGACGTGGAGACGTTCCGCGCTTATGCCGAACTGGCCGCGCGGATGAAAAAGTACGGCCATGTCCAGATCGCGATCAGCGGGATCGCCGACAAAGCCTGGTTCCAGATCCCCGCGGGCGGCAGCCCGTGGCACCAATACGCCTGCTATGTTTCGGCGCCCTGGATGTTCTATCCCCATCCCCGGCTGGCGCCCCATTTCCCGGCCGAATGGATCGAGGCCAACCGCGCCCTGTTGCAGGCCAAGCGCGCCGTGATCAACGAACTCGGCCTCAAGGCCATATTTGCGGGCAAGAACTCGCAGATGCTCCCCGAGTCGTTTTTCGTGGAAAACCCCCATCTGCGAGGCCCCAGGGTGGACCATCCCCGCCGCAGCAGGGGCGAGGCGTTCGCCTGGTGCGTGGACCTGCCCGAGACCCGGGAGATGATCGAGTCGATGATGGCCGAGATGCTGCGCAGCGCCCCCGAGATCGAAGTGTTCTCCTCGGGCACCAACGACGCCGGTTCGGGTCTGTGCTGGGCGGCGGCCCAGTACCCCGGCCCCAACGGCCCCCGCCACTGCATGAACCGCAGCGCCGGCCAGCGGGTCCGTGACCTCGTGCTGGCGGTCCTGCGGGGGGCGCGCGCGGGCGGCGGCCAGATCGATTTCCGCTGGAGCAATGTCAATTTCTGGCAGAACGAAATGGACGTGGTTCTGCCGCTGCTGCCGGA
Coding sequences:
- a CDS encoding isomerase, whose amino-acid sequence is MSVFIHPQAIVESEAIGEGTRIWAFAHILPGAVIGADCNICDHTFIENDVRLGNGVTVKCGVQLWDGLEIEDRVFIGPNATFTNDPFPRSRQKPESFARTVIKCGASIGANATILPGLTIGRNAMVGAGSVVTADVPANAIVKGVPAKICGYTGELHRKKTFSLPETTTGAPGVKFSVPGVKLYEIPRYRDMRGSLNFGQYPDHLPFIPKRFFIVHEVPSAKIHGEHAHKTLEQLFVCLCGRLSVNLDDGVNSDSITLNNQDYGLYIPPMVWATQYDYSPDGMLLVMASDIYDENEYIRDYDQYLAARKLKS
- a CDS encoding peptidoglycan bridge formation glycyltransferase FemA/FemB family protein, producing the protein MSSAGSETRADLTACRLESLDSHSWDAFAAVNEHGAYAQTSFYGRFEEAVNEYAAAHFLSARQDGQTTGQLLAIEKFDYELLFQRPGIIGRLGAWPAALFRSLSWNYGPLCSGPHPRTDTLASLLAGVDALARERNAFMVRHALPPVHGWDSLAGDYRETFGRFGYRTRRKATVLLNVAGRSLDELWDGLDKDSRRVVRKARKQGVEVVEAASGEHIEAFHRIRLETARRNNFRLPDKSHFEEIRRIFPPDVYRILLTRHEGNWVSGQGLGVSNGNLILGGVGYSDYARENRIYGNDLMQWHVIEWAHGQGARVVDWVGYFLEPRNEGEKGVNHFKLKWGGEVVEYDEFYKVYGPLRHGAVQLARKLFG
- a CDS encoding glycosyltransferase, giving the protein MKIAWLGNLCNVGFNNVRLLNSAGVDAELYLPAVRLKRPGVSNPEHEYEGASREHFLRPYNRDYLNYLLNRIGVPGPLSTHEHAVGRSVSLVQAQTCSEISALRIRRRYGVPYAALATGADLSEIAPGRSPLSRLYRSALKGSSHLFLTNIDQFATLDALGLNLPSVSFLPFSIGMDRFEPRPNRPGAETVFFSVARLDWTSTSRKSTKSNDIFLKGFARFVREREIGNYKLWIADWGVDRQATRELVDSLGIGRLVSYLEPGNKQAFYASLARAHVVVDQFKLGAVGLAALESMAMSRPVFACCNQGLAQKAYGEDIPVINCANEEEVSAALATITPAAVEEMARTVYDWVGRHHSESGIAKLLIDTYRKILAAGEKANR